The Echinicola rosea genome has a segment encoding these proteins:
- the recF gene encoding DNA replication/repair protein RecF (All proteins in this family for which functions are known are DNA-binding proteins that assist the filamentation of RecA onto DNA for the initiation of recombination or recombinational repair.) — translation MHLKSLQLIQFKNYEKALVGFSAEINCFLGINGSGKTNMLDAIHYLSLTKSAFNPVDLQNVRHGQGFFSMKGNFDKAGKSVEIQCILEAKKKKQLINNGKAYDKLSEHIGLLPVVLIAPDDTSLIKEGSEERRKFFDSLLSQLDKNYLGKLVRYQHFLKQRNALIKQFVEQDKLDKSLLEPYDLELIQLSKWLYREREAFIDRFKPYLLQHYAEISGSREVVEIRYESQCQKPDFEAYYHSCLQRDLILKRTNAGIHKDDFVFEINGYPLKKFGSQGQQKSFLIALKLAQFQVFKEDTGTKPLLLLDDIFDKLDDFRIGKMMELVAHHEFGQLFITDARPERTKKIMQDIDADIAYFHIEDGDIRKEGDSLT, via the coding sequence ACCAATATGTTGGACGCCATTCATTATCTATCTCTGACCAAAAGTGCTTTTAACCCTGTGGATCTCCAAAATGTGCGGCACGGCCAAGGGTTCTTTTCGATGAAAGGGAACTTTGACAAGGCGGGAAAGTCTGTGGAAATCCAGTGTATTTTAGAAGCCAAAAAGAAAAAGCAGCTGATCAACAACGGGAAGGCTTACGATAAATTAAGTGAGCACATTGGGCTGTTGCCGGTGGTGCTGATTGCTCCGGATGATACCTCACTCATCAAGGAAGGCAGCGAGGAGCGGCGGAAATTCTTTGACAGCCTATTGTCACAACTTGACAAAAATTACCTTGGCAAGTTGGTTCGCTATCAGCATTTTCTTAAACAGCGAAATGCCCTTATCAAGCAGTTTGTGGAGCAGGACAAGCTGGACAAAAGTCTTCTGGAGCCTTATGACTTGGAGCTGATCCAGCTTTCCAAATGGCTCTACCGGGAGCGAGAAGCTTTTATTGATCGCTTTAAGCCCTACCTTCTCCAGCATTATGCGGAGATTTCAGGAAGTCGGGAGGTCGTAGAAATCCGCTACGAAAGCCAATGCCAGAAACCGGATTTTGAGGCTTACTATCATAGCTGTCTCCAGCGGGACCTTATCCTGAAGCGCACCAACGCAGGAATTCACAAAGATGACTTTGTCTTTGAGATCAATGGTTATCCCCTAAAAAAATTTGGATCCCAAGGTCAACAGAAATCCTTTCTGATCGCGTTAAAGCTTGCCCAGTTTCAGGTCTTTAAGGAAGATACCGGCACAAAGCCCCTGCTGCTGTTGGACGACATCTTTGATAAGCTGGATGATTTTCGAATAGGGAAAATGATGGAATTGGTGGCCCATCATGAATTTGGGCAGTTATTTATCACAGACGCCCGACCAGAGCGCACCAAAAAAATCATGCAGGATATCGACGCCGATATCGCCTACTTCCATATTGAGGATGGGGATATCAGGAAAGAGGGAGATTCTCTTACCTGA